A genomic window from Streptomyces broussonetiae includes:
- a CDS encoding riboflavin synthase has translation MFTGIVEELGEVTAVENLDDASRFKLRGPVVTEGAQHGDSIAVNGVCLTVVEHEGDEFTADVMAETLKRSSLGALTVGSRVNLERPMAVGARLGGHIVQGHVDGTGQVLARTPSDHWEIVKISLPADLARYVVEKGSITVDGISLTVVEAGPDHFTVSLIPTTLALTTLGLKQPGDPVNLEVDVVAKYVERLLGDRVPGAGK, from the coding sequence GTGTTCACCGGAATCGTCGAAGAGCTGGGTGAGGTCACCGCCGTCGAGAACCTCGACGACGCCTCCCGCTTCAAGCTCCGTGGTCCCGTCGTGACCGAGGGCGCGCAGCACGGCGACTCCATCGCCGTGAACGGGGTCTGTCTCACCGTCGTGGAGCACGAGGGCGACGAGTTCACGGCCGACGTCATGGCCGAGACCCTCAAGCGCTCCAGCCTCGGCGCGCTCACCGTCGGCTCCCGCGTCAACCTCGAACGCCCCATGGCCGTCGGTGCCCGCCTCGGCGGCCACATCGTCCAGGGCCACGTCGACGGCACCGGCCAGGTGCTGGCCCGCACGCCCTCCGACCACTGGGAGATCGTGAAGATCTCCCTCCCCGCGGACCTCGCCCGCTACGTCGTCGAGAAGGGCTCCATCACCGTCGACGGCATCAGCCTCACCGTCGTGGAAGCGGGCCCCGACCACTTCACCGTCAGCCTCATCCCGACCACCCTCGCCCTGACCACGCTCGGCCTGAAGCAGCCCGGCGACCCGGTCAACCTGGAGGTCGACGTCGTCGCCAAGTACGTCGAGCGGCTCCTCGGCGACCGCGTCCCGGGGGCCGGCAAGTGA
- a CDS encoding ROK family transcriptional regulator has product MPASPSTARAINDRLALRLLQQEGPLTAGQLKQLTGLSRPTVADLVERLGTAGLITVVGESGEQRRGPNARLYGIVAGRAHLAALDVRTEGVFVLVSDLLGRVLAEASVPIGGDTGTGPAVEQAVAAVERTAKEAGADRLHTVGIGAPGLIDPATGDLRDSGGLPAWHRSLAAALQERLPGARVTVENETNLAALAEQREGVARDRDTFVLLWLGHGVGAAVVLDGTLRRGASGGTGEIGFLPVPGTGSLPSATDCDGGFHSLAGAAAIGSLAADCGLPVPATMDGPGAAVVVREAVTKAASAAPGDGSATTASGVPSASAVSGGGSAEVVSGVPSASMVSGGGSAEVVSGVPSASMVSGGGSVEVVPGVPGVPSASAVSGDGSVAAASVVPSVLASAAPGDPSPAAASGARPASAAPGDRSATTGPGAQTARPVSGADAASAVAGTDPASAVSGVAPTQPVSGALPASAVPGDHPAGRFLHLLADRIAVGVASVVAVLDPGCVVLGGEAGQAGGAVLAGLVEERLRRMSPLRTQVRASTLGGSAVLRGALLTARDRAQDELFAPPGPS; this is encoded by the coding sequence ATGCCCGCATCACCCAGCACCGCCCGGGCCATCAACGACCGCCTCGCCCTGCGCCTGCTCCAGCAGGAAGGCCCGCTGACGGCAGGGCAGTTGAAGCAACTGACGGGGTTGTCCCGGCCGACCGTCGCCGATCTCGTGGAGCGGCTCGGCACCGCCGGGCTGATCACCGTGGTCGGCGAGTCCGGGGAGCAGCGCCGTGGCCCGAACGCACGGCTGTACGGCATCGTCGCCGGCCGCGCGCATCTGGCCGCGCTCGACGTCCGTACCGAGGGCGTGTTCGTGCTCGTCTCCGACCTGCTCGGGCGGGTGCTGGCGGAGGCGTCCGTGCCGATCGGCGGGGACACCGGGACCGGGCCCGCCGTGGAGCAGGCGGTGGCCGCGGTGGAACGCACCGCCAAGGAGGCGGGAGCCGACCGGCTGCACACCGTCGGCATCGGCGCCCCGGGTCTCATCGACCCGGCCACCGGCGATCTGCGGGACTCCGGCGGGCTGCCCGCCTGGCACCGCAGCCTGGCCGCCGCCCTGCAGGAACGGCTGCCCGGGGCCCGCGTCACCGTGGAGAACGAGACCAACCTCGCCGCCCTGGCCGAACAGCGCGAGGGGGTCGCCCGGGACCGGGACACCTTCGTCCTGCTCTGGCTCGGCCACGGCGTCGGCGCGGCGGTCGTCCTCGACGGCACCCTGCGCCGCGGCGCCTCGGGCGGGACCGGCGAGATCGGCTTCCTGCCGGTCCCGGGCACCGGCTCGCTGCCCTCGGCGACGGACTGCGACGGCGGCTTCCACTCCCTGGCGGGCGCGGCGGCGATCGGCTCCCTGGCGGCGGACTGCGGCCTGCCGGTACCGGCCACGATGGACGGTCCGGGGGCGGCGGTGGTGGTACGCGAAGCCGTGACGAAGGCCGCCTCGGCCGCCCCCGGCGACGGGTCCGCCACGACGGCTTCCGGTGTTCCCTCGGCATCGGCGGTGTCCGGTGGTGGGTCTGCTGAGGTGGTTTCCGGCGTTCCTTCGGCCTCGATGGTGTCCGGTGGTGGGTCTGCTGAGGTGGTTTCCGGCGTTCCTTCGGCCTCGATGGTGTCCGGTGGTGGCTCTGTCGAGGTGGTTCCCGGCGTTCCCGGCGTTCCCTCGGCCTCGGCTGTGTCCGGCGATGGATCCGTTGCGGCGGCTTCCGTTGTTCCTTCGGTCTTGGCCTCGGCCGCGCCCGGCGACCCGTCCCCTGCGGCGGCTTCGGGTGCCCGCCCGGCCTCGGCCGCCCCCGGCGACCGGTCCGCCACGACCGGTCCCGGCGCTCAGACCGCCCGGCCCGTCTCCGGCGCTGACGCGGCGTCGGCCGTTGCCGGCACCGACCCGGCGTCGGCCGTCTCGGGCGTTGCCCCGACGCAGCCCGTTTCCGGTGCCCTCCCCGCTTCAGCCGTCCCCGGTGATCATCCCGCCGGCCGCTTCCTCCACCTCCTCGCCGATCGGATCGCCGTGGGGGTCGCCTCCGTCGTGGCCGTCCTCGATCCCGGTTGTGTGGTGCTCGGCGGGGAGGCCGGGCAGGCCGGCGGCGCGGTGCTCGCGGGGCTGGTGGAGGAGCGGCTGCGCCGGATGTCGCCGCTGCGCACGCAGGTGCGGGCGAGCACCCTCGGCGGCTCGGCGGTGCTGCGCGGGGCGCTCCTGACTGCCCGGGACCGTGCTCAGGACGAGCTGTTCGCGCCGCCGGGCCCGAGCTGA
- a CDS encoding MFS transporter has product MSDVRYAPGEVRRARYAVAAVFAVHGAVTGSFATRVPWIQDHAALSTGQLGFALAFTALGASCAMPLAGRISHRFGSRTALRGLLALWTLSLVLPSLAPNLYTLCLAMFTYGASAGTADVAMNALGVEVERLLGKSVMSGLHGMWSAGALTGSAAGTLAAHLGADARLHFVLAAAALTVLGVVACSWVLDLQPAEDEEPPPRFALPPRSALLIGTVGFCAVFAEGASLDWSAVFLRDRLGSSAAVAAACTTGFMLTMAVARIAGDVMVNRFGTVRTVRAGGVLAVLGGLLIVLAGHPAVAMGGFGLMGLGIAVVVPLCFAAAGHAGPNPSQAIAGVATITYTSGLIAPSLIGGVAQATSLVVSFCVVTMLACGLAVFAGVLRSAERAGRPEVGARPAAVPDPRP; this is encoded by the coding sequence ATGAGTGACGTGAGGTACGCGCCCGGCGAAGTGAGGCGCGCTCGATACGCCGTGGCAGCCGTGTTCGCGGTGCACGGTGCCGTGACCGGCTCTTTCGCCACCCGGGTGCCGTGGATCCAGGACCACGCGGCGCTGAGCACGGGCCAGTTGGGGTTCGCGCTGGCGTTCACGGCGCTCGGCGCCTCGTGCGCGATGCCGCTCGCGGGCCGCATCAGCCACCGCTTCGGCAGCCGTACGGCCCTGCGCGGGCTGCTCGCGCTGTGGACGCTGTCACTCGTCCTGCCGTCCCTGGCGCCGAACCTGTACACGCTGTGCCTGGCGATGTTCACCTACGGCGCGAGCGCGGGCACGGCCGACGTCGCGATGAACGCGCTCGGCGTCGAGGTCGAGCGACTGCTGGGCAAGTCGGTCATGTCGGGGCTGCACGGCATGTGGAGTGCGGGCGCGCTGACCGGATCGGCGGCCGGCACGCTCGCCGCGCACCTGGGCGCGGACGCCCGGCTGCACTTCGTGCTCGCCGCGGCCGCGCTCACCGTGCTCGGAGTGGTGGCCTGTTCCTGGGTGCTGGACCTGCAGCCCGCCGAGGACGAGGAGCCGCCGCCGCGGTTCGCGCTGCCGCCGCGCTCGGCGCTGCTCATCGGCACGGTCGGCTTCTGCGCGGTGTTCGCGGAGGGCGCGAGCCTGGACTGGTCGGCGGTGTTTCTGCGGGACCGGCTGGGCAGTTCGGCCGCCGTGGCTGCGGCCTGTACGACCGGCTTCATGCTGACGATGGCCGTGGCCCGGATCGCCGGTGACGTGATGGTGAACCGGTTCGGCACGGTCCGCACCGTGCGGGCCGGCGGGGTACTGGCCGTGCTGGGCGGTCTGCTGATCGTCCTGGCCGGGCACCCGGCGGTGGCGATGGGCGGGTTCGGGCTGATGGGGCTCGGTATCGCGGTGGTGGTACCGCTGTGCTTCGCGGCGGCCGGGCACGCGGGCCCGAATCCCAGCCAGGCCATAGCGGGCGTGGCCACGATCACCTACACCTCGGGGCTGATCGCGCCGAGCCTGATCGGCGGGGTGGCCCAGGCGACCAGTCTGGTGGTGTCGTTCTGCGTGGTGACGATGCTGGCATGCGGGCTCGCGGTCTTCGCGGGCGTGCTGCGCAGCGCCGAGCGCGCAGGCCGCCCGGAGGTCGGTGCGCGGCCCGCCGCCGTTCCCGACCCGCGGCCCTGA
- a CDS encoding acyl-CoA thioesterase, translating to MTAEAPIAPALSYGRLIPVTVHFDDLDALGLLHNARYPLLVERAWTELWNEYGVRFEGDWHAAGDACNAVRELRISYEAPVTSPGAYAVHLWLERLGTTGLTYGFRFCSADGTQTYAQGARVLVRLDATTMRPAPWTDGFRTVGRELLRPAD from the coding sequence GTGACCGCCGAAGCCCCGATCGCGCCGGCCCTCTCCTACGGCCGGCTGATCCCCGTCACCGTCCACTTCGACGACCTCGACGCGCTCGGACTCCTGCACAACGCCCGCTACCCGCTCCTGGTCGAGCGCGCCTGGACGGAGCTGTGGAACGAGTACGGCGTCCGCTTCGAGGGCGACTGGCACGCGGCCGGCGACGCCTGCAACGCCGTCCGCGAGCTGCGCATCAGCTATGAGGCACCGGTGACCAGTCCCGGCGCCTACGCCGTCCACCTCTGGCTCGAGCGGCTCGGCACCACCGGCCTGACCTACGGCTTCCGGTTCTGCTCGGCGGACGGGACGCAGACCTACGCCCAGGGCGCCCGGGTGCTGGTCCGGCTGGACGCCACCACCATGCGCCCGGCGCCCTGGACGGACGGCTTCAGGACCGTCGGCAGGGAACTGCTGCGCCCTGCCGACTGA
- a CDS encoding alginate lyase family protein — MSGSSRAAVLLAAVVTFGAALVPSAHAAPRAPRTAVLDGGRLQQTRARLGHDPRLRRALDDLTTRADGWLDQGPWTVVDKPRPAPGGDVHEYLSQAPYWWPTTTPTADNPWGCPYVQRDGQRNPEVDSGTDRQDVEKVFDSAYDLSLAWYYTGKRAYAEKAGQIMRTWFLDPATRMNPDLNHAQFIPCKYDGRSIGIIDFSQSYTSVLDAQAILASGAPGWSAKDRTAMGKWNADFLGWLTNSDFGKEEGAAANNHGTFYDMQLAALAYATGDTALARRTVLDARARRIDPQIAADGSQPQELARTRSWHYSTFDLVAYTRLAAIGRHVGVDLWSYRGPDGQSLFKAVDYLLPAATGAAAWSHPELEFHRYAATDVVHAAADAGDSAAKAAVAQLETPPGGDLWALRPAAEQLDSIAG, encoded by the coding sequence ATGAGTGGAAGTTCCCGTGCGGCCGTGCTGCTGGCCGCCGTGGTGACGTTCGGGGCCGCGCTCGTCCCGTCCGCGCACGCCGCGCCCAGGGCCCCGAGGACCGCCGTCCTCGACGGCGGCCGCCTCCAGCAGACGCGCGCCCGGCTGGGCCACGACCCCCGGCTGCGGCGTGCGCTCGACGACCTGACCACGCGCGCCGACGGCTGGCTGGACCAGGGTCCCTGGACGGTCGTCGACAAGCCGAGGCCCGCACCGGGCGGCGACGTCCACGAGTATCTGAGCCAGGCCCCGTACTGGTGGCCGACGACCACCCCCACCGCCGACAACCCCTGGGGCTGCCCGTACGTCCAGCGCGACGGGCAGCGCAATCCGGAGGTCGACAGCGGCACCGACCGGCAGGACGTCGAGAAGGTCTTCGACTCGGCGTACGATCTCTCGCTCGCCTGGTACTACACGGGCAAGCGCGCCTATGCCGAGAAGGCCGGACAGATCATGCGCACCTGGTTCCTGGACCCGGCCACCCGGATGAACCCCGACCTGAACCACGCGCAGTTCATCCCGTGCAAGTACGACGGCAGGTCCATCGGCATCATCGACTTCTCGCAGTCGTACACGAGCGTCCTCGACGCCCAGGCGATCCTCGCCTCCGGTGCCCCCGGCTGGAGCGCCAAGGACCGCACGGCGATGGGCAAGTGGAACGCGGACTTCCTGGGCTGGCTGACGAACAGCGACTTCGGCAAGGAGGAGGGCGCCGCCGCCAACAACCACGGCACCTTCTACGACATGCAGCTCGCCGCCCTCGCCTACGCCACCGGCGACACCGCCCTCGCCCGGCGGACCGTGCTCGACGCGCGCGCCAGGCGGATCGACCCGCAGATCGCGGCCGACGGCAGCCAGCCCCAGGAACTCGCCCGCACCCGCAGCTGGCACTACTCGACCTTCGACCTCGTCGCCTACACCCGGCTCGCGGCCATCGGCCGGCACGTCGGCGTGGACCTCTGGTCGTACCGGGGGCCGGACGGGCAGAGCCTGTTCAAGGCGGTCGACTACCTGCTGCCGGCCGCGACCGGCGCCGCCGCCTGGTCGCATCCGGAGCTGGAGTTCCACCGGTACGCCGCCACCGACGTCGTCCATGCGGCGGCCGACGCGGGGGACAGTGCGGCGAAGGCGGCCGTCGCACAGCTTGAGACCCCGCCCGGCGGCGACCTGTGGGCGCTGCGGCCCGCCGCCGAGCAGCTGGACTCCATCGCGGGCTGA
- a CDS encoding uracil-xanthine permease family protein yields MDLGVRWKLHGDGRTPAPGAVVRPDERLSWPRTVGLGAQHVVAMFGASFVAPVLMGLDPNLAIMMSGVATVIFLLATRGRVPSYLGCSLSFVGVAAVIRAQGGTSATVTGAVFVVGAVLFLVGLAVQRFGARIIHAAMPPIVTGAVVMLIGFNLAPVTASTYWPQDQWTALLVMLFTGLAIVCLRGFWSRIAIFLGLIFGYGISWAFDRIFGKIHSTDGSGRITDHWRLDLSGVGKADWIGLPHFHGPSFQWSAILVALPVVIALVAENAGHVKAVGEMTGDPLDDKLGTAISADGVASMLSTAVGGPPNTTYSENIGVMAATRVYSTAAYWAAAGFALLFGLCPKFGAIVAAIPGGVLGGITVILYGMIGLLGAQIWLNAKVDLRNPLNLVPAAAGVIIGVGNVSMKFTSNFSLSGIALGTLVVITGYHALRAFAPAHLKKQEPLLDEGTSSYDADESRAQS; encoded by the coding sequence ATGGACCTCGGCGTGCGCTGGAAACTGCACGGTGACGGGCGCACGCCCGCGCCCGGAGCGGTGGTACGCCCCGACGAACGGCTCTCCTGGCCCCGCACGGTGGGCCTGGGCGCCCAGCATGTGGTCGCGATGTTCGGGGCGTCTTTCGTCGCACCCGTTCTGATGGGTCTCGACCCGAACCTCGCGATCATGATGTCGGGCGTCGCGACCGTGATCTTCCTGCTCGCCACCCGCGGCCGGGTGCCGAGCTACCTCGGCTGCTCCCTGTCGTTCGTGGGTGTGGCCGCCGTCATCCGCGCCCAGGGCGGGACCAGCGCCACCGTGACCGGTGCGGTGTTCGTCGTCGGCGCCGTGCTGTTCCTGGTGGGGCTCGCGGTACAGCGCTTCGGCGCACGGATCATCCACGCGGCCATGCCGCCGATCGTCACCGGCGCGGTGGTCATGCTGATCGGCTTCAACCTGGCCCCGGTGACCGCCTCCACCTACTGGCCGCAGGACCAGTGGACCGCCCTGCTGGTCATGCTCTTCACCGGTCTGGCCATCGTCTGCCTGCGCGGGTTCTGGTCGCGCATCGCGATCTTCCTCGGCCTGATCTTCGGGTACGGCATCTCCTGGGCCTTCGACCGGATCTTCGGCAAGATCCACTCGACCGACGGCAGCGGCCGGATCACCGACCACTGGCGCCTGGACCTCTCCGGTGTCGGCAAGGCCGACTGGATCGGGCTGCCGCACTTCCACGGACCGAGCTTCCAGTGGTCGGCGATCCTGGTCGCGCTCCCGGTCGTCATCGCGCTGGTCGCGGAGAACGCGGGCCACGTCAAGGCGGTCGGCGAGATGACCGGCGACCCGCTGGACGACAAGCTCGGCACGGCGATCTCGGCGGACGGCGTCGCCTCCATGCTGTCCACCGCCGTGGGCGGCCCGCCGAACACCACGTACTCCGAGAACATCGGCGTGATGGCCGCCACCCGCGTCTACTCCACCGCCGCCTACTGGGCCGCCGCCGGCTTCGCGCTGCTCTTCGGCCTCTGCCCGAAGTTCGGCGCGATCGTGGCCGCGATCCCGGGCGGTGTGCTCGGCGGCATCACCGTCATCCTCTACGGCATGATCGGCCTGCTCGGCGCCCAGATCTGGCTCAACGCCAAGGTGGATCTGCGCAACCCGCTGAACCTGGTGCCGGCCGCCGCGGGCGTCATCATCGGTGTCGGCAACGTCAGCATGAAGTTCACCAGCAACTTCTCGCTCAGCGGCATCGCCCTCGGCACCCTGGTCGTCATCACCGGCTACCACGCCCTGCGCGCCTTCGCCCCGGCCCATCTGAAGAAGCAGGAACCGCTGCTGGACGAGGGCACCTCCAGCTACGACGCGGACGAGTCGCGCGCCCAGTCGTAG
- a CDS encoding DUF5995 family protein, with amino-acid sequence MAQLEHFTTPVDAVVSRMRALDAALPERDGVAVFNRVYLTVTEEIDRRLDAGEFPDPRAAIALDVRFAQRYLAAVDAAAAEHRPPACWRPLFQLRGHRGVRPLQFALAGINAHIGHDLALAVVDACRVLGCEPADLEDEFDRVGDLLASLEERIREDLMPGPDLLQIADPLTHLLGSWSLDRARDATWAAARALWALRHCGEVAEEFTERLDAAVGFAGRMLLTPFAD; translated from the coding sequence ATGGCGCAGTTGGAACACTTCACCACTCCCGTCGACGCGGTGGTCTCCCGGATGCGCGCCCTGGACGCGGCCCTGCCCGAGCGTGACGGGGTCGCCGTGTTCAACCGCGTCTACCTCACCGTCACCGAGGAGATCGACCGGCGCCTGGACGCGGGGGAGTTCCCGGACCCACGGGCGGCGATCGCCCTGGACGTGCGGTTCGCGCAGCGCTACCTGGCCGCGGTCGACGCGGCCGCGGCGGAGCACCGGCCGCCCGCCTGCTGGCGGCCGCTGTTCCAGCTCCGCGGCCATCGCGGGGTACGACCGCTGCAGTTCGCTCTGGCGGGCATCAACGCGCACATCGGCCACGACCTGGCGCTGGCCGTGGTGGACGCCTGCCGTGTGCTCGGTTGCGAACCGGCCGATCTGGAGGACGAGTTCGACCGGGTGGGCGATCTCCTCGCCTCGCTGGAGGAGCGCATCCGCGAGGACCTGATGCCGGGGCCCGACCTGCTCCAGATCGCCGATCCGCTCACCCATCTGCTGGGCTCCTGGAGTCTGGACCGGGCCCGGGACGCGACCTGGGCGGCAGCACGGGCGCTGTGGGCGCTGCGCCACTGCGGCGAGGTCGCCGAGGAGTTCACCGAACGGCTGGACGCCGCCGTGGGTTTCGCGGGCCGGATGCTGCTCACTCCGTTCGCGGACTGA
- a CDS encoding LLM class F420-dependent oxidoreductase: MTTRLGLGLPQMRQYSIGKDVPDVARAAERIGYESLWVFERALFPEPATQGLYNMAGVPWPDEYRNVADPLVTLALAATATERAELGSSVLVAPLHMPFQLAKALASLDVASGGRVIAGLGTGWSLDEYAASAVRPFEERGKVLDEIIEVCRAVWGPDPVGYDGTLTKIASAVVGPKPVRPIPVMLAAGNRRAFQRLVDHADGWLPAGFSAEQVAGQWRQLRELAEERGRTRPIRTVLRVNTAREAKPYEGADRRPFQGSVEQIVSDLVEHAAIGMDEILIDLQSGARDAQELKDVAAEVFEKARAAGV; encoded by the coding sequence ATGACCACACGGCTCGGTCTCGGTCTTCCCCAGATGCGTCAGTACTCCATCGGCAAGGACGTGCCCGACGTGGCCCGTGCCGCCGAGCGGATCGGCTACGAGAGCCTGTGGGTCTTCGAACGGGCCCTGTTCCCCGAGCCCGCCACCCAGGGGCTGTACAACATGGCGGGCGTGCCCTGGCCGGACGAGTACCGCAACGTGGCGGATCCGCTGGTCACCCTCGCCCTGGCCGCGACCGCCACCGAGCGTGCGGAGCTGGGCTCCAGCGTCCTGGTGGCCCCGCTGCACATGCCGTTCCAGCTCGCCAAGGCCCTCGCCTCGCTGGACGTGGCGAGCGGCGGACGGGTGATCGCGGGCCTGGGCACCGGCTGGTCCCTGGACGAGTACGCCGCCTCCGCGGTCCGCCCCTTCGAGGAGCGCGGCAAGGTGCTGGACGAGATCATCGAGGTGTGCCGCGCGGTGTGGGGTCCGGATCCGGTCGGCTACGACGGCACCCTGACGAAGATCGCCTCCGCCGTGGTCGGGCCCAAGCCGGTGCGGCCGATCCCGGTCATGCTGGCCGCGGGCAACAGGCGGGCCTTCCAGCGGCTGGTCGACCACGCCGACGGCTGGCTGCCGGCGGGCTTCAGCGCCGAGCAGGTCGCCGGCCAGTGGCGGCAGTTGCGGGAGCTGGCCGAGGAGCGGGGTCGTACGCGGCCGATCCGGACGGTGCTGCGCGTGAACACCGCGCGCGAGGCGAAGCCGTACGAGGGTGCCGACCGCAGGCCCTTCCAAGGCAGTGTCGAGCAGATCGTTTCGGATCTCGTGGAGCACGCGGCGATCGGCATGGACGAGATCCTGATCGACCTGCAGAGCGGCGCGCGGGACGCTCAGGAGCTGAAGGACGTCGCCGCCGAGGTGTTCGAGAAGGCGCGGGCGGCCGGAGTCTGA